A single Vanacampus margaritifer isolate UIUO_Vmar chromosome 7, RoL_Vmar_1.0, whole genome shotgun sequence DNA region contains:
- the nol11 gene encoding nucleolar protein 11-like isoform X1, whose protein sequence is MAALYEGYTLCGLVPSQNRTNSGIQGIEAERDSDHVIITDAFRSVTLYKVSDQKPLGSWTVKQGSCLTCPAVYNAHTKEYVTVSDHKVIRIWKEDDVLLDKTFKATVSSDIWRVHCVAGGDPVVLFQRGAVRLLDTLLSDPQQIVEDFLAPDETIRWSTNIVAETQQFVIFATEKKGDNFLYLQKVEPKVLQRYRLESEDSSYFPLSFSASYRDELIHLLYLYPNGHVYQSVISVWSLGADEGSQTLSLPRNLLLALSVDEDKLNAASALLLDEAHVAVVGVPHPSAGTGKDFLCIWNINFQTLQAGKEIAGKIFGQLWCYSKKLFIPHGKTLSVIPYGCTKSSLASALGKLKQSTIEETRPLVSVPSWNNILHEDKTQPTRTQETRKLRTTRKSQLTPSLTVEQVLELIKTAPVEEVQKEVEGLFSRGDIQDLTQSVGQLASSLVSRSLADTAFYSSTTLAQLVQSQSLCHSMCPDLIQLALEKKDYFLCQLCLQFFPDIPEAVTCACLKAFISMPDSDAEKMNLEPDSLSFMETLTSREHGQVGLQNGFNSSASLEDHSDVTMTKEDEGDKKSPPPEQSCPVVLQKAVLLNEVLQTAYSDDLLLPHLKDLSSQHVLLFLQYLHFLYLKYSQEPQSHGYRSPSVTQIMDWVCLLLDAHFTVLVMTPEAKGLLLNLHSFIKSQVRLFSELGKVEGGLQELQHMKIKQDMGQYSIEVIELF, encoded by the exons ATGGCAGCGCTGTACGAGGGATACACGTTGTGTGGACTAGTTCCATCACAAAATCGGACAAATTCTGGCATTCAGGGCATCGAAGCGGAGAGGGATAGCGATCATGTAATCATCACCGACGCCTTCAGATCTGTTACTCTTTACAAG GTTTCTGATCAGAAGCCACTGGGAAGCTGGACTGTGAAACAAGGCAGCTGTTTGACCTGTCCAGCAGTCTACAACGCACACACTAAAGAATATGTGACAGTATCAGACCACAAG GTGATCAGAATCTGGAAGGAAGATGATGTTCTCTTGGATAAGACATTTAAAGCTACT GTGTCGTCGGACATCTGGAGGGTCCACTGTGTTGCTGGAGGAGATCCTGTGGTCTTGTTTCAGAGAGGAGCTGTGAGACTTCTTGATACCCTTCTCTCAGATCCTCAGCAAATTGTGGAGGACTTCTTGGCTCCAGATGAAACCATTAG GTGGAGCACCAACATAGTGGCAGAGACCCAGCAGTTTGTCATCTTCGCAACAGAAAAG AAGGGGGACAATTTTTTGTACCTGCAGAAAGTAGAGCCAAAGGTACTGCAAAGGTACCGGTTGGAGAGCGAAGATTCCAGTTACTTCCCTCTGAGCTTCTCTGCGTCCTACAGGGATGAACTCATCCATCTGCTTTACCTCT ATCCTAATGGACACGTGTACCAGAGTGTGATCTCTGTGTGGAGCCTGGGAGCCGATGAAGGGTCTCAAACCCTTTCACTGCCCCGTAATCTGCTACTGGCTCTTTCTGTCGACGAGGACAAGTTGAATGCAGCTTCTGCCCTCCTACTCGATGAAGCCCATGTCGCTGTTGTAGGCGTTCCACACCCCTCAGCTGGAACTGGTAAAG ACTTCCTCTGCATCTGGAATATCAATTTTCAGACACTTCAGGCTGGGAAAGAAATTGCCGGTAAAATCTTCGGACAG ctatGGTGTTATTCCAAAAAGTTATTCATTCCCCATGGCAAAACCCTGTCCGTTATTCCATACGGATGCACCAAATCTTCGCTCGCGTCCGCGTTAGGCAAACTGAAGCAGTCCACGATTGAAG AAACCAGACCTCTAGTGTCAGTGCCTTCTTGGAACAACATCTTGCATGAAGACAAAACTCAGCCCACAAGAACACAGGAGACCAGGAAGTTG AGAACTACACGTAAGAGTCAGTTGACCCCCAGTTTAACAGTTGAACAAGTTCTGGAGCTCATCAAG ACCGCACCAGTAGAGGAAGTGCAGAAAGAAGTGGAAGGCCTCTTTTCCAGAGGAGACATCCAGGATTTGACTCAATCAGTGGGACAGCTGGCATCGTCCCTGGTGTCCCGCAGCCTGGCTGATACTGCCTTCTATTCGTCGACAACACTGGCACAGCTAGTACAGTCCCAGTCTCTCTGCCACAG CATGTGCCCTGACCTCATACAGCTGGCCCTGGAAAAGAAGGATTACTTCCTGTGTCAGCTCTGTTTACAGTTCTTCCCTGACATCCCAGAAGCTGTCACTTGCGCCTGCCTGAAGGCATTCATTAG TATGCCAGACAGCGATGCAGAGAAAATGAACCTGGAGCCAGACAGCCTTTCTTTCATGGAAACTCTGACCTCCAGGGAACATGGTCAGGTTGGCTTGCAGAATGGGTTTAACTCTTCCGCCTCTTTGGAGGACCACTCAGATGTCACAATGACAAAAGAGGACGAGGGGGATAAGAAATCACCGCCACCAGAACAAAGCTGTCCAGTTGTCTTACAgaaggctgttttact AAATGAGGTCCTGCAGACAGCGTACAGCGATGATCTGCTTCTTCCACATCTGAAAGATCTTTCATCCCAACACGTTTTG CTTTTCCTCCAGTATCTACACTTCCTCTACTTAAAATATAGCCAAGAGCCCCAGAGTCACGGCTACCGATCACCCAGTGTGACGCAG ATTATGGATTGGGTTTGCTTGTTGTTGGATGCTCATTTCACTGTTCTCGTCATGACTCCTGAGGCCAAGGGCCTTCTGCTAAACCTCCACAGCTTTATTAAGTCTCAG GTGAGACTGTTTTCTGAACTAGGAAAAGTTGAAGGAGGTCTCCAAGAGCTTCAACACATGAAGATAAAACAAGACATGGGACAGTATTCTATTGAGGTTATAGAGCTTTTTTAG
- the nol11 gene encoding nucleolar protein 11-like isoform X2, whose product MAALYEGYTLCGLVPSQNRTNSGIQGIEAERDSDHVIITDAFRSVTLYKVSDQKPLGSWTVKQGSCLTCPAVYNAHTKEYVTVSDHKVIRIWKEDDVLLDKTFKATVSSDIWRVHCVAGGDPVVLFQRGAVRLLDTLLSDPQQIVEDFLAPDETIRWSTNIVAETQQFVIFATEKKGDNFLYLQKVEPKVLQRYRLESEDSSYFPLSFSASYRDELIHLLYLYPNGHVYQSVISVWSLGADEGSQTLSLPRNLLLALSVDEDKLNAASALLLDEAHVAVVGVPHPSAGTDFLCIWNINFQTLQAGKEIAGKIFGQLWCYSKKLFIPHGKTLSVIPYGCTKSSLASALGKLKQSTIEETRPLVSVPSWNNILHEDKTQPTRTQETRKLRTTRKSQLTPSLTVEQVLELIKTAPVEEVQKEVEGLFSRGDIQDLTQSVGQLASSLVSRSLADTAFYSSTTLAQLVQSQSLCHSMCPDLIQLALEKKDYFLCQLCLQFFPDIPEAVTCACLKAFISMPDSDAEKMNLEPDSLSFMETLTSREHGQVGLQNGFNSSASLEDHSDVTMTKEDEGDKKSPPPEQSCPVVLQKAVLLNEVLQTAYSDDLLLPHLKDLSSQHVLLFLQYLHFLYLKYSQEPQSHGYRSPSVTQIMDWVCLLLDAHFTVLVMTPEAKGLLLNLHSFIKSQVRLFSELGKVEGGLQELQHMKIKQDMGQYSIEVIELF is encoded by the exons ATGGCAGCGCTGTACGAGGGATACACGTTGTGTGGACTAGTTCCATCACAAAATCGGACAAATTCTGGCATTCAGGGCATCGAAGCGGAGAGGGATAGCGATCATGTAATCATCACCGACGCCTTCAGATCTGTTACTCTTTACAAG GTTTCTGATCAGAAGCCACTGGGAAGCTGGACTGTGAAACAAGGCAGCTGTTTGACCTGTCCAGCAGTCTACAACGCACACACTAAAGAATATGTGACAGTATCAGACCACAAG GTGATCAGAATCTGGAAGGAAGATGATGTTCTCTTGGATAAGACATTTAAAGCTACT GTGTCGTCGGACATCTGGAGGGTCCACTGTGTTGCTGGAGGAGATCCTGTGGTCTTGTTTCAGAGAGGAGCTGTGAGACTTCTTGATACCCTTCTCTCAGATCCTCAGCAAATTGTGGAGGACTTCTTGGCTCCAGATGAAACCATTAG GTGGAGCACCAACATAGTGGCAGAGACCCAGCAGTTTGTCATCTTCGCAACAGAAAAG AAGGGGGACAATTTTTTGTACCTGCAGAAAGTAGAGCCAAAGGTACTGCAAAGGTACCGGTTGGAGAGCGAAGATTCCAGTTACTTCCCTCTGAGCTTCTCTGCGTCCTACAGGGATGAACTCATCCATCTGCTTTACCTCT ATCCTAATGGACACGTGTACCAGAGTGTGATCTCTGTGTGGAGCCTGGGAGCCGATGAAGGGTCTCAAACCCTTTCACTGCCCCGTAATCTGCTACTGGCTCTTTCTGTCGACGAGGACAAGTTGAATGCAGCTTCTGCCCTCCTACTCGATGAAGCCCATGTCGCTGTTGTAGGCGTTCCACACCCCTCAGCTGGAACTG ACTTCCTCTGCATCTGGAATATCAATTTTCAGACACTTCAGGCTGGGAAAGAAATTGCCGGTAAAATCTTCGGACAG ctatGGTGTTATTCCAAAAAGTTATTCATTCCCCATGGCAAAACCCTGTCCGTTATTCCATACGGATGCACCAAATCTTCGCTCGCGTCCGCGTTAGGCAAACTGAAGCAGTCCACGATTGAAG AAACCAGACCTCTAGTGTCAGTGCCTTCTTGGAACAACATCTTGCATGAAGACAAAACTCAGCCCACAAGAACACAGGAGACCAGGAAGTTG AGAACTACACGTAAGAGTCAGTTGACCCCCAGTTTAACAGTTGAACAAGTTCTGGAGCTCATCAAG ACCGCACCAGTAGAGGAAGTGCAGAAAGAAGTGGAAGGCCTCTTTTCCAGAGGAGACATCCAGGATTTGACTCAATCAGTGGGACAGCTGGCATCGTCCCTGGTGTCCCGCAGCCTGGCTGATACTGCCTTCTATTCGTCGACAACACTGGCACAGCTAGTACAGTCCCAGTCTCTCTGCCACAG CATGTGCCCTGACCTCATACAGCTGGCCCTGGAAAAGAAGGATTACTTCCTGTGTCAGCTCTGTTTACAGTTCTTCCCTGACATCCCAGAAGCTGTCACTTGCGCCTGCCTGAAGGCATTCATTAG TATGCCAGACAGCGATGCAGAGAAAATGAACCTGGAGCCAGACAGCCTTTCTTTCATGGAAACTCTGACCTCCAGGGAACATGGTCAGGTTGGCTTGCAGAATGGGTTTAACTCTTCCGCCTCTTTGGAGGACCACTCAGATGTCACAATGACAAAAGAGGACGAGGGGGATAAGAAATCACCGCCACCAGAACAAAGCTGTCCAGTTGTCTTACAgaaggctgttttact AAATGAGGTCCTGCAGACAGCGTACAGCGATGATCTGCTTCTTCCACATCTGAAAGATCTTTCATCCCAACACGTTTTG CTTTTCCTCCAGTATCTACACTTCCTCTACTTAAAATATAGCCAAGAGCCCCAGAGTCACGGCTACCGATCACCCAGTGTGACGCAG ATTATGGATTGGGTTTGCTTGTTGTTGGATGCTCATTTCACTGTTCTCGTCATGACTCCTGAGGCCAAGGGCCTTCTGCTAAACCTCCACAGCTTTATTAAGTCTCAG GTGAGACTGTTTTCTGAACTAGGAAAAGTTGAAGGAGGTCTCCAAGAGCTTCAACACATGAAGATAAAACAAGACATGGGACAGTATTCTATTGAGGTTATAGAGCTTTTTTAG